TACTCAACGCAGAACATATTTCCCTGAGCTGGGGAGAAAACACATTATTTGATGATGTCAGCTTTGCGCTGGAAGAACAGGATAAAGTCGGATTTATCGGCATCAATGGCACGGGCAAATCGACATTTCTGCGCATTCTTGCGGGGATGCAGGAGCCGGATGCGGGAACCATCACACTGGCGCGCGGCGCCCGCATCGGTTATCTGCCGCAGTCTCCGGACTTTTCCGAGCCGATAACCGTGCTGCAGCAGGTTTTTCGCGGCGCGGCAACGGATTTTGCTGAGGAACGCGCGTATGAGGCGAAGATGCTACTGACACAGCTCGGCATTACGGATTTTGATAAAGATGTGCGGCTGCTGTCCGGCGGACAAAAAAAGCGCATAGCAATTTGCTCTGCGCTCATCAATCCGAGTGAAATTTTGATTTTGGACGAGCCGACCAACCACATTGACAATGAAACCGCAGCATGGCTGGAGCAGCAACTCAAGGCATATAAAGGCGCTTTGGTCATCATCACACATGACCGCTATTTCCTCAATCGTGTGACCAACCGCATTTGTGAGCTGGATCATGCCAAGCTGTATTTTTATGAAGAAAATTACGAGGGCTTTGTCGCGCGCAAGGCGGAACGCATTGCCAGTGCGGCGGCGTCTGAGCGCAAGAGACAGACCATTCTCCGGCGGGAGTTGGAATGGATGCGCCGCGGTGCAAAAGCACGCACGACAAAGGCAAAGGGGCGCATTCAGCGATTTGAGGAGCTATCCAGCAAGACCGTGCAGGAAGAAGACGGTCAGGTAGAAATGAAGTCGATTTCCACGCGCCTTGGCAAAAAGACCATCGAAGTGTCCGGACTGTGCAAGAGCTGGGATGGAAAGACGTATATTCGGGACTTTGATTTGACCGTAGCGCGTGACGATCGAATCGGCATTGTCGGTCACAATGGCACGGGCAAATCGACATTTTTGCGCATCCTCGCGGGACAGGCGCAGCCGGATGCGGGAACCGTATCCTACGGCGAAACCGTGAAGATTGGCTATTTCGCGCAGGACTGCGGCCATATGGATCAGGAGCAAAAGGTCATCGAGTTTATTCGAGACATTGCAGAGACCGTGCGCACGCCGGATGGAACGCTGTCCGCGGCACAGATGCTGGAGACGTTTTTGTTTACCGGAGAACAGCAGTGGACGCGTATTGGCAGCCTTTCCGGCGGTGAACAGCGCAGACTGTATCTGCTCAGCGTGCTGATGTCTGCGCCGAATATCCTTCTGCTCGATGAGCCGACCAATGATTTGGACATTGAGACACTGAATATTCTGGAAAATTATCTCGAGGGATTTGAAGGCGCTGTTCTCGCCGTATCACATGACCGCTATTTTCTCGACAAAACAGCACGGCGCATCTTTGAATTCCGTCCGAACGGTGACGTACAGGAATATCTCGGCAATTATGCGGATTATTTGGACAAACGCAAAGAGCTGGAGCGACCGACTGCAGAAAAAACCGAAAAAACAGAAAAGTCGAAGCCGAAAAATACCGGAAAGACAAAGATGAGCTATAAAGACCGGTATGAGCTGGAACATATCGACGATGAAATTGCCGAGCTGGAACAAAAGCTGGCGGCATTGAAAGAGGAACAGGCGCAAATCACATCGGATTTTGTGCGGCTGCAAGAGCTTTCCGAACAGATTGAAACGGTGTCCGGCGCATTGGACGCGAAGGAAGAGCGCTGGATTGAGTTGCAAGAGATGGCGGAGCTAGAAAACAGCTGACTGCTATGCCAATTTCCAAAATCCAAGTGCGATGAGAACTATGCCGCAAGAGATCGAGCGCGCGCGTTCGCTGGGAATTGGGATTTTTGTGCCAAACCATCGCCCGTACCAAACTGCGAAGAAATTCCAAATCAACGCGATGCCGAACAGCGGAATCAACGTCCATCCAGTGGCTGTAATGCCCAAACCGCCGATCAGGGAGTCGATGGACACCGGAATGGCGAGAACGATGGATTCCGGAACCGATAAAATCTTGGAGTGGTCGCTGTCTGCACGCGTGTGGTCAAGAAACACAGCGGCGCCGACGCGCACGGGAGATAACAACGGTGTTTTCGTCTTTTCCAGCAACAGAGAAATCTGTGTGCCGAATATTTGCAGCAGTCCGATGCAGACCAACG
The sequence above is a segment of the Butyricicoccus intestinisimiae genome. Coding sequences within it:
- a CDS encoding manganese efflux pump, producing the protein MIIVAVTADVMFAAMACGTSEIRIPWRSRLCMAAVSSGFLLLSAAGKSLLFRDFPQDAIRWIGFYALVCIGLLQIFGTQISLLLEKTKTPLLSPVRVGAAVFLDHTRADSDHSKILSVPESIVLAIPVSIDSLIGGLGITATGWTLIPLFGIALIWNFFAVWYGRWFGTKIPIPSERARSISCGIVLIALGFWKLA
- a CDS encoding ABC-F family ATP-binding cassette domain-containing protein, giving the protein MVLLNAEHISLSWGENTLFDDVSFALEEQDKVGFIGINGTGKSTFLRILAGMQEPDAGTITLARGARIGYLPQSPDFSEPITVLQQVFRGAATDFAEERAYEAKMLLTQLGITDFDKDVRLLSGGQKKRIAICSALINPSEILILDEPTNHIDNETAAWLEQQLKAYKGALVIITHDRYFLNRVTNRICELDHAKLYFYEENYEGFVARKAERIASAAASERKRQTILRRELEWMRRGAKARTTKAKGRIQRFEELSSKTVQEEDGQVEMKSISTRLGKKTIEVSGLCKSWDGKTYIRDFDLTVARDDRIGIVGHNGTGKSTFLRILAGQAQPDAGTVSYGETVKIGYFAQDCGHMDQEQKVIEFIRDIAETVRTPDGTLSAAQMLETFLFTGEQQWTRIGSLSGGEQRRLYLLSVLMSAPNILLLDEPTNDLDIETLNILENYLEGFEGAVLAVSHDRYFLDKTARRIFEFRPNGDVQEYLGNYADYLDKRKELERPTAEKTEKTEKSKPKNTGKTKMSYKDRYELEHIDDEIAELEQKLAALKEEQAQITSDFVRLQELSEQIETVSGALDAKEERWIELQEMAELENS